The DNA window TACAACCTTCACTTTTGTTCTCAAATAAGGGTACGCTTCTAAAACAGCTTCGAGATTTTCTTTCGCAAATGGAGCAAAAAGATCGATTTTTTCGTCGCTCTCAAGCCACCTCGCTTTCAAAATCCCTATGAGTTCTCCGCAGTGATCTGTGTGAAAGTGGGTGATTAGTATTGCGTCCAAATCCGAGGGAGAGTAGCCAGCCTCCTCCAGCCTGAGCATGCATCCGAATCCGCAATCGACGAGAATGAGCTTGTCGTCTTCGATGAGCAAGCTGCTCTGGGCTTTTTTAGCGAGAGGTACAGCTACGCCAGTGCCAAGAAATGTGACCTTCATGCTTTAAGCTTTAGGAATTCCCATATAAATTCTTTCGTTTCCGGTGATGGAGTTATCACTCTTTTCACGACTCCGCTTCTTATTTTCTCCCCCACGTCAGCTCCCAGAGATTTCCAGTGATTCCTTATGCAATCTCTAATAGCTTCGTCAGCTTGAGTGTATTTTCTCCTAACGTAAGTTACGTACTTTCCATCCTCGAAAAAGTGCTTGTATTCTCTCTCTTTCTTTATAAACCTCATAGCATGCTCGTAAACCTCGAAGGGTGGTCCGAAGTGCTTTTTAATTTTACCAAGCCTTTCAAAGGCTGTCTCTACGTAAATTAAGCAAGTGTCGTCTTTCACGAAGTGCCCGGTTTTTATTACTTCAAAATCGTTGTTTTCCAAAAACTCGGAAATTTTTCTGCAAGCTCTTTCAAGCTGAGGATATAGGTTGTCTTCAACGATTGCCGGCTTTTCAAAGCTTATCTCGTAAACAAATCTACTTTCAAGCTCTTTTTCGAGCTTTTCATCGTTTATCTTCTCTCTTTCTGGATAAAAGAACTCTTTGGATGGATTTTCTATGAAGAGTCTGCACTTCTCGACGAATTTAGCCAGGTTGTCAACGCTTAAATTTGCTGCCACGTTTCTCTTCTCGTCAACCGGATCGACGACGAAGATGTTCTTCAATCCCTTTTTTCTGTAAACTTTTCCCTTCGCAACGTCTATCACCAAATCCCTTCTCCATTTTGCAGCTTCTTTAACGAGGTTTTCGAAGCTTCCGTAGAAAACTACGAGCAGCTCGCAGAGGTAGCCGGAGAAGCCTCTCACTTTGTACTCGGCTCCGTATAAATTCGAAGCTTTCAGGAACCTTTTCAAAAGCCTGACGTCGTTTTCTTTTCCTTTTATCCTATCTTTGAGCCACTCGTGGTGAAAAGGAGTCCTGTCAACTGCACTTTTAATTTTCTCGGCGCTTCTCAGCTTGTAGCATGGAACGACGTCTGCTTCAACTCCTAAAACTTTACCGTGAACGTAAGGATGTGCAGCGTATCTCAACTCAAACTCGTCGAGAACGCTCTTTCCGATTTCAAGCCCGATTCTTTCAAGTTCCTCTTCAGTGTAGCTTTCGGGAAAGAGAACGAAAACGTCTATCTCCAAACTTTCCGGCAGCCACGTGTCTCTTGCAAAGCTTCCGAGAAATCTGAACTCCAAATCGGGATAATTTTTGAGCTTCTCTTTCAGCCTTTTCTCAAGTTCCTCAGCCGCTTTTTCGGCTTTTCTCCTCAACTCCTCGCTCGGAACGACATCTTTTAAAACTTCTTCAAGAACTTCCCTCATTTCACCACACCGTAAACTTCCAAATCCTCGTAGATAGGTCCCTTGCTCGTTAACGTGCTTTTCTTCAGCCTGAAATCTTTAACCTCCATCCATCCGAAGTCGTCTTCGAGGTCTCTCAGAATTTCCACAATTCTTCTTCCCTCCGGCTTTTTTACTCTCGCTATCGTAACGTGAGCCGTGAAGCTTTCGGGCTTAAAGCCCACTTTTTTCAAAGCGGAATTGATGCTTTCAGCCAATTTTTTAAGTTCTTCTTCCCCCTCCTTAACCCCTATCCACGCAACTCTCGCGTACCTATCGTTGGGAAAAAACCCGAAACCTTTGAGGTAGATCTTGAACGGCTCGAATTCGACTTTTTTCAAAGCCTCCACAATAGCTGGCAACCTTTCTTCTCTAACTTCGCCGAGAAACTTTAGCGTGATGTGCAAATTTTCCCTCTCAACAGCTTTAACACCGTTCAACTCCGAAATAGTTTTCAGGATAGGAGCTATTTTTTCTCTTAGCTCTTCGCTTAGGTCGACAGCTATAAAGAGCCTCATGATAGCAAAGGTTATTAATAGGCTTAAATTACTTATCCATTACGATGGAAAAGGAAAAGAAAGGCGAAGTGAAATACTTGATACTCAAACCCCTTGGATACCCTTTAAAGGCGAGCTATCACGAGTATCCGGTAGTGGACAATCCCAAGGTTTTCGACAGGTACGCTAAAGATCAGTGGAAGGGAGAGTTCGTTTCAAAAGGAAAGATGCTCTTCGATTACCGTCTTTTCCCGGATTTCGCCTTCGAAGTTAAGAGCTGCGAACCGGAGAGCGGGTACATAGGCGAGAATACGATCATAGTTGTCGAGAACTATTCGAGGGACATCGTGACGGAGATCGTGAAGGACGTTAAGCTTGATGACGTAGTTGGACAAGAGGAGGCGAAGAGGAAGGCAAGGATAATTCTCGAATACCTCAAAAATCCGGAGAAGTTCGGAAAGTGGGCTCCTAAGAATGTCCTCTTCTACGGTCCACCGGGAACGGGCAAGACTATGATGGCTAAGGCTTTGGCAAACGAGGCTAAAGTGCCTTTCCTCTCCGTTAAATCTACGAGGCTAATAGGAGAGCACGTAGGTGAGGGGGCGAGAAAAATCCACGAACTTTACGAGAGGGCAAAGCAAATAGCTCCGTGCATAGTTTTCCTTGACGAGTTCGACAGCATAGCCTTGGACAGAAGCTATCAGGATTTGAGGGGTGACGTGAGCGAGATAGTGAACGCTCTCCTTACTGAATTGGACGGGATCGAAAGGAGGGAAGGGATTTGCACGATAGCTGCGACGAACAGAATAGAGTTTCTCGATCCGTCGATAAGGAGCAGATTCGAAGAGGAGATCGAATTCACGCTTCCGGGAATCGAGGAGAGAAGGGAGATTTTTGAAAGAAACCTTAGGGACTTCCCGTTGAAGGTTGAGGTAAATTTGGATGAGGTAGCCAAGGCAACTGAAGGCTTGTCCGGAAGAGATTTGGTGGAGAAAGTCATAAAGAGCTCCCTCCACAGGGCGATAATTGAAGGAAGGGAGGTCGTTACGACGAAAGACATGCTCGATGCCATCTCGAAACTCAAAAAGCCAGTGAAGCAACCTCCGAAGCAGATGTTCCTTTAATTTTCTTACCGAAGTTCTTCGGAGAAATCTAATTATTTATCGTTTTGCTAACTTCTCTTATGGAGGAAGATCTGGATTGGGTAGAGAAGATTGAGGAAAAAGTTGAGGAGTTTCCAGCAACCGAAGTGATGATGGACGAGCACAGAGTTATAGAAAGAGCTCTAAGCGTTTTGAAAAAAGCGGTAGATGAAAGGATCGAAGACGAAGAGCTGTATTTATCTCTTGCGGAGTTCTTCTCGAAGTACACTGGAGAGATACACCACGGGAAAGAGGAAGAGATAGTTTTTAAAGTGTTAAAAGAAAAAGCTCCCAAGCACATAATAGACATGATAAACGCTCTTGAAGAGGATCACAGAGTTGGAGCTGAGCTTGTGGGGAAAATTAGAGAAAATGCGGCAAATTTCGAAAAGCTGAGGGATTTTGCGTTAGCTTACTATTCCATGCTTAGAGACCACATCGTGAAGGAAGATCAGGGATTATTTCCGGCTATGCACCCGTATTTGAGCGTTGAAGAGGAAGAAAAACTCCTGAAAGAATTCGAGAGAATCGATAAGGAAAAGGAGAAGTACGAGAAACTCGTGGCTGAGCTGGAGGAGAAAGTATGAAGCTCAAATTTTTCGGAGAGCTTGGGATGAAGGTAGGAAGAGAAGCGGAGGTGAAAATAAACGGGGCTTTAAGCTTTCGTGAACTTATAAAAAAGCTAAAAGAAGAATTCCCTGAAGCTAAGGAGGAATTCGAAGCTGTAGATCTCTACATAATCTCAGTAAACGGGAGAATTATCAGCAAGGAGGAGCTGGAGAGGATGAAGTTTTCCGACAGAGATGAGTTAATCTTCATGTTCTGGGCTGCCCTTTAACTTTTTGTGTCTGTAAGCTTTCCCCCCTTGTATGTGGTAAACTTCAAATCCGAGGGATTCGAGGTATTCGCTTATGTATTTCCTATGGCATCTCATGTAGAATCTTTCGGCACACATTATCGCCACCTTCCTGTCTTTAAGCTTGAGAAGCTCTTCAACTCCCCTTTTGAAGTCCTCGCTTTCCATGTACTTTACGTAATCCCCTCTAAACCCACCAAGATATTCCCCGAGCCAAACGTAGTTGATTCCCTCCTTTTTCAGAAACTCCTCGAGGTTTTCCCTTTTGAAGTGCTCGTGTTTCGAGGTTGGAAACCTCCTGACGTCTGCAACTACTTTTATTCCAAACTTTTTCAGTTGCTCGACGAATTTTTCTATGCTCAAATTTGAGTGCCCGATCGTGTAGAACACGTCCAAGTTATCGCGAACTCTAAATATAGATTGCTACCACGAATTACCATGGAGAGAATTTTCGCCCCTTGGAGGATAAGGTACATTGAAGCTCCGAAGTATGAAGGATGTATATTCTGCGACTTTCCGAAGGAGAACAGAGACGAGGAGAGGCTTATTTTGTACAGAGGAAAGAGCTGCTTCGTCATAATGAACAACTACCCCTACAATCCCGGGCACGTTATGGTAGCTCCCTACAGGCACGTAGCAAGTATTGAAGAGCTAAACGATGATGAAGCTTTGGAGATGATGAAGCTCTCTCAAAAAATGGTCGAGGTAATTAAAAAGGCTATGAATCCCGACGGCTTCAACCTCGGGATAAATTTGGGCAGAGTTGCTGGAGCGGGAATAGAGGATCACGTTCACCTCCACATCGTGCCGAGGTGGAACGGAGACACGAACTTCATGCCCGTGCTGGCTGACGTTAAAGTTATTCCCGAGGCGATCGAGGAAAGCTACAAGAAGCTGAAAAAATACCTGTGAGCATACACGTTTAAAAATTTTCAACTAAAGTCGATAATCTTCTCGAAGTAAATATAAAAGCTATCTCTTCCAACAACCGAAAAGCCGAGATGAGAGTATGTGATTATAGCCCTTCTGTTCGTAGCTTCCGTTACGGCAACGAGCTTCTTAATTCCCATCTCTTTCAAAAATTTCTCAGCAAATTCGATGAGCTTCTTGCCTATCCCTCTATCCTCGTAATTTCTGTGGATAAAAACGACGAATTCAGCTTCGCTGTTTTTTGGAACGACCGCTATATGCCCTATAATCTCCTCTCCTTTCTTTGATATAAACCCGTATCCTTTTTCATTCAATTCCTCGAGCCATTTTTCTATAGCCTCTCTCTTCATCGGCGGAAGCCCGCAGCACCTTCTCTCCTGATCAAAACTCTCGTAAAACCTTACGAGGTTTCCTTTTTCTTCTGGAGTGTAGCTCGTGACGAAGATAATTTCTCCGGCTTTGTCAAAAAAACTCGGAAAACATAGTAGTTACGAATTCAGTTCGCTATGTTAAAAAATTTATGGTAACAAGCGACAAGGTTGGGATGTATCGGCTACCTATTCTACGACTGGAGAAGGGAGAAGCGATAGTGTCTAAAGAAATTGAAGGAACGGTTAAGAATGTTCTCAAGAAGATTTATAAACGTTAGAATTCTGAATTAGACTATGCCCGGAACTATAACGATTGAGCTTCCGGAAGAAATACATGCTCTAATCGAATCCGATCCGTTCTTGAGAATGGTAGTGGAGAGAATCGTTAGAGAAGAAGTTGTGAACTACATCCTATCCGTTTTAGCCATGGATAAACTTACGGAGAACTCCAAGCTGACGGAGGAGGATATAATGAAGATAGACGAGGAAATCAAAAGAGGAATTAGGAGACGGGTTGAAGATGAAATTAATCGTTGATACTAACAAGATTGTCGCATGTCTGCTTAAAGATGGAAAGATTAGAAGGATACTGTTTCTGCCATTCTTGGAACTTTACACCGTTCAATACGCTTTTGAAGAGATAGAAAAACATAAGGATGTTCTCTTGACTAAAGTTTCGAAGTCGGCTTTCGATTTAATCCTATTCAAAGCTAAGTTAAAAGTGAAATCCGTTGGGTTTTCTTCTAAGGATGAAAAATACATTCAAACGGCTAAGAAAATGGCAAATGAATTCGATCCTGACGATTTCCCGTTCATCGCTTTAGCCTTAAAGCTCAATGCCCCTATCTGGACTAACGACAAAAAGTTGATCGTACATGGGTTAAAATCGGGAACGTATTTAGCGGTGGATACCGATGCGGTTGAAAAGTTAATCCGAGGTAAAAGTTTGGAGGAAGTCAGACAGGAATTGAGCAAAAGATACTTGAGTTCGTCATGGCGAACCCCTTAGTAAGAAATCCTCGCACTTTAGTGCGGGGAGGATGTAAAAAAAACTCGGAGAACGTAGCAGTTATGAATTCAGTTGCTTTCTATCAAGTTCGTAGTGAACAATCGTTATGCAATGCTCAGCCATGAGGCTTTTCGTTGGAATTCCAATTATCTTTTTCGCTTTTCTTAATACAATCTCCTCCAATTCTTCTGGAACTCCCTCATGGTCTCCGAGAACGAAAAGAGCGTTATTATCTTTAAGCTTTCTGATGTCTTCTCCATCCTCCCTGAGGTAGTAAACGTCCGAAGCGACTTCGTCGAGCAACTCTTCAAGCCCCTTTTTAGCCACGTAAATTCCGGGAGTGCTCTTCTTCCAATTCTTATCAGCTTTTATTTCGAGAGCCTTTCTTATCAATCCGGCAATTCCCCTCTCGTCTGGGGGCATGTACTTAACTTCCTTCCCAACGATTTTCAAAACCTTCGGCGGATCTGGAGGACCGAGCAAAAGCAAGTAAACGTTAACGTCTCTCCTTATGTCGTGGGATAGGAAGAAAGCTGAGGATACGCATCTGCAAAGTATGTCTATTCTACCAGCTCCCGGCAAATCGTTAAGGCTGAATTTCTCAGTTCTCGCCTTGCTTCCTATTATAAGGAATTCCCTCATTCGAGCTTTTCCTCTACTAACCTCCTTATTCTTCTTTTCGGCAACTCGTTCTCGCACACTGGAATGACGTCAACGTAATCTCTGTATATAGTTCTCATCCAGGTGCCTATGTAGTGGATGTCGTCAAAGCAAACTGGCTTTTTGCAGATAGTACACCTCCTCCAGCTAATCCCCTCTTCATCCTCTTTGAGCTCTCTTCCGCAAGAAACGCACTTCATACCATCACCTCATGAGTTCTGGATGCTTTGCTAAAACCTCCACGAGGTCGCTTGCTGTGAAAATTCCGGCCACTTCCCCCTCCTCTGCTATAACGAGCCTCCTTATCTTCATCTCAGCCATTATCTTAGCCGCCTCTTTCACGCTGTAATCTGGCGAGACTGTGATTAGGGGAGTTGTAGCGTATCTTCCGACTTCCCTCTCCAAGCCGTCGTCGGGAAACACTTTCGAAAGCAAATCTCTTTCGGTGAATATTCCGTAAATTTCCCCGTTTCTCGAAACAAGAACGCTTCCTACTCTTTTCTCACCCATTATCCTGCAGACTTCCGAAACTTTAGTTTTCTCGTCGACGACGACGAGGTCTCTCTTCATAACTTCTCTAAGCTTCATATACACTTGTTTCTCGAAACAGTTTTAACTTTTTTCAAATTAGAATACTGCTGTGAAGATAATCCCCTTAGCTTTCGACTCCTTCGGAGCGAGAAGTATGGCTACCTTCGTCTCCTCAAAAAACGTCAGAATAATCATCGACCCCTCTGTAGCTCTCGGTCCGAGGAGATACGGTTTACCTCCCCACGAAAAGGAGATAAGGAGGAAGGAAAAGTTGTGGGAGAGGATAAAGAAGTACGCCGGAAAGGCTGAAGTTGTCGTCATCACTCACTACCACTACGACCACCACAACCCGAACGATGCGGAAGTCTTTAGGGACAAAGTCGTTTTAATAAAAGATCCGAGGAATAAAATTAACAGGAGTCAGATGGGAAGGAGCGCTTTCTTTATAAGCCAGATTAAGGATGCAGCAAAGGAAATTGTCGTGGCTGACGGAAAAGAATTCGAATTCGAGGATGTCGCTTTAAAGTTCTCCAAACCGGTTCCCCACGGCACAAATGATAGGCTTGGATATGTTCTCGAAGTTCTCGTTGAGGAGAAAAAGAGATTTCTTTTTACGAGCGACGTCGAAGGTTTATCCCTCGACGAACAGTTGGAAGAAGCTGTTAAGTTCGATCCGGATGTCGTTTTTGCCGACGGACCTATGACGTATATGCTGAACTACCGCTTCTCGCAAAAGAGCCTTGAAAAGTCTATAGAGAACCTCGTGAAGCTCATGGAGAAAACGAGGGTTAAGAAGCTCGTTTTAGATCACCACCTCACGAGGGATTTGAAGTGGAGGGAGAGAATGAAGGAGGTTTTCGAGAAGGGTGAGGAGTTGGGAGTAAAGGTTATGTCGGCAGCGAATTTTGCCGGAGTTAAGGAGAACTTGCTTGAGGCGAGGAGGAAGGAGCTCTATGAGGGTTAAAGTGGGTTGCTGCGGATTTTGCATGGCAATGAACAAATACTTCTCCGAGTTTAAACTCGTTGAGGTGCAGAAAACTTTTTATCAGCCTGTGAGCGAAAAAACGGCTAAAAGCTGGAGAGAAAAGGCTCCGGAAGATTTCGAATTCGCGGTGAAGGCTTTTCAAAAGATAACTCATCCTCCGAACAGTCCGACTTAC is part of the Ferroglobus placidus DSM 10642 genome and encodes:
- a CDS encoding CBS domain-containing protein is translated as MKLREVMKRDLVVVDEKTKVSEVCRIMGEKRVGSVLVSRNGEIYGIFTERDLLSKVFPDDGLEREVGRYATTPLITVSPDYSVKEAAKIMAEMKIRRLVIAEEGEVAGIFTASDLVEVLAKHPELMR
- a CDS encoding DUF488 domain-containing protein — translated: MFYTIGHSNLSIEKFVEQLKKFGIKVVADVRRFPTSKHEHFKRENLEEFLKKEGINYVWLGEYLGGFRGDYVKYMESEDFKRGVEELLKLKDRKVAIMCAERFYMRCHRKYISEYLESLGFEVYHIQGGKAYRHKKLKGSPEHED
- a CDS encoding GNAT family N-acetyltransferase → MIFVTSYTPEEKGNLVRFYESFDQERRCCGLPPMKREAIEKWLEELNEKGYGFISKKGEEIIGHIAVVPKNSEAEFVVFIHRNYEDRGIGKKLIEFAEKFLKEMGIKKLVAVTEATNRRAIITYSHLGFSVVGRDSFYIYFEKIIDFS
- the cca gene encoding CCA tRNA nucleotidyltransferase; the encoded protein is MREVLEEVLKDVVPSEELRRKAEKAAEELEKRLKEKLKNYPDLEFRFLGSFARDTWLPESLEIDVFVLFPESYTEEELERIGLEIGKSVLDEFELRYAAHPYVHGKVLGVEADVVPCYKLRSAEKIKSAVDRTPFHHEWLKDRIKGKENDVRLLKRFLKASNLYGAEYKVRGFSGYLCELLVVFYGSFENLVKEAAKWRRDLVIDVAKGKVYRKKGLKNIFVVDPVDEKRNVAANLSVDNLAKFVEKCRLFIENPSKEFFYPEREKINDEKLEKELESRFVYEISFEKPAIVEDNLYPQLERACRKISEFLENNDFEVIKTGHFVKDDTCLIYVETAFERLGKIKKHFGPPFEVYEHAMRFIKKEREYKHFFEDGKYVTYVRRKYTQADEAIRDCIRNHWKSLGADVGEKIRSGVVKRVITPSPETKEFIWEFLKLKA
- a CDS encoding AAA family ATPase, producing the protein MEKEKKGEVKYLILKPLGYPLKASYHEYPVVDNPKVFDRYAKDQWKGEFVSKGKMLFDYRLFPDFAFEVKSCEPESGYIGENTIIVVENYSRDIVTEIVKDVKLDDVVGQEEAKRKARIILEYLKNPEKFGKWAPKNVLFYGPPGTGKTMMAKALANEAKVPFLSVKSTRLIGEHVGEGARKIHELYERAKQIAPCIVFLDEFDSIALDRSYQDLRGDVSEIVNALLTELDGIERREGICTIAATNRIEFLDPSIRSRFEEEIEFTLPGIEERREIFERNLRDFPLKVEVNLDEVAKATEGLSGRDLVEKVIKSSLHRAIIEGREVVTTKDMLDAISKLKKPVKQPPKQMFL
- a CDS encoding hemerythrin domain-containing protein — translated: MEEDLDWVEKIEEKVEEFPATEVMMDEHRVIERALSVLKKAVDERIEDEELYLSLAEFFSKYTGEIHHGKEEEIVFKVLKEKAPKHIIDMINALEEDHRVGAELVGKIRENAANFEKLRDFALAYYSMLRDHIVKEDQGLFPAMHPYLSVEEEEKLLKEFERIDKEKEKYEKLVAELEEKV
- the thpR gene encoding RNA 2',3'-cyclic phosphodiesterase, producing MRLFIAVDLSEELREKIAPILKTISELNGVKAVERENLHITLKFLGEVREERLPAIVEALKKVEFEPFKIYLKGFGFFPNDRYARVAWIGVKEGEEELKKLAESINSALKKVGFKPESFTAHVTIARVKKPEGRRIVEILRDLEDDFGWMEVKDFRLKKSTLTSKGPIYEDLEVYGVVK
- a CDS encoding MoaD/ThiS family protein — protein: MKLKFFGELGMKVGREAEVKINGALSFRELIKKLKEEFPEAKEEFEAVDLYIISVNGRIISKEELERMKFSDRDELIFMFWAAL
- a CDS encoding MBL fold metallo-hydrolase → MKIIPLAFDSFGARSMATFVSSKNVRIIIDPSVALGPRRYGLPPHEKEIRRKEKLWERIKKYAGKAEVVVITHYHYDHHNPNDAEVFRDKVVLIKDPRNKINRSQMGRSAFFISQIKDAAKEIVVADGKEFEFEDVALKFSKPVPHGTNDRLGYVLEVLVEEKKRFLFTSDVEGLSLDEQLEEAVKFDPDVVFADGPMTYMLNYRFSQKSLEKSIENLVKLMEKTRVKKLVLDHHLTRDLKWRERMKEVFEKGEELGVKVMSAANFAGVKENLLEARRKELYEG
- a CDS encoding PIN domain-containing protein, with amino-acid sequence MKLIVDTNKIVACLLKDGKIRRILFLPFLELYTVQYAFEEIEKHKDVLLTKVSKSAFDLILFKAKLKVKSVGFSSKDEKYIQTAKKMANEFDPDDFPFIALALKLNAPIWTNDKKLIVHGLKSGTYLAVDTDAVEKLIRGKSLEEVRQELSKRYLSSSWRTP
- a CDS encoding HIT family protein gives rise to the protein MERIFAPWRIRYIEAPKYEGCIFCDFPKENRDEERLILYRGKSCFVIMNNYPYNPGHVMVAPYRHVASIEELNDDEALEMMKLSQKMVEVIKKAMNPDGFNLGINLGRVAGAGIEDHVHLHIVPRWNGDTNFMPVLADVKVIPEAIEESYKKLKKYL
- the trmY gene encoding tRNA (pseudouridine(54)-N(1))-methyltransferase TrmY — its product is MREFLIIGSKARTEKFSLNDLPGAGRIDILCRCVSSAFFLSHDIRRDVNVYLLLLGPPDPPKVLKIVGKEVKYMPPDERGIAGLIRKALEIKADKNWKKSTPGIYVAKKGLEELLDEVASDVYYLREDGEDIRKLKDNNALFVLGDHEGVPEELEEIVLRKAKKIIGIPTKSLMAEHCITIVHYELDRKQLNS